The Candidatus Binatia bacterium genome segment CCACCGAGCAGCCGAGATCCGCCACGGCGCGGGAGAGCGCGCCGGTCACGTCGCCCAGCCCGCCCACCTTGGCGAAGGGGACGCACTCGGCGCTCAGGATGGCGACGCGGAAGCGCTGGGCCATGGCTACGGAGAGGGCGGCGCCGCGGCGCGCTCGGGCGCGCGCAGCCGCTCCGCGGCCTCTTCGGGCGGAACGGCGTTGATATAGGCGCCGGTCCCCCATTCGAAACCGGAGGCCATCGAGAGCTTGGGCACGATCTCCACGTGCCAGTGATACCACGGAAGCGAGGGGTCGCGCGCGGGCGCGGAATGGATCAGGAAGTTGTAGCAGGGGCGGTCGAGCGCCGCGCGCATGCGCCGGAGCGTCGAGCCGAGGAGCGCGGCCAGGGCGTCCAGCTCCGCCCGCTCGGCCGACGTGAAGGACGATTCGTGCCGGAGCGGGAGGATCCAGGTCTCGTAGGCGAACCGCGAAGCGTAGGGCGCCAGCGCGACGAAGCGGTCGTCGCGCGCGATGAGGCGGTCGCGCGCCTCGAGCTCGTGCGCGATCATGGCGCAGAAGGAGCAGCGCCCCGTCTCGCGCCAGCGCCGCTCGCACTCCGTGAGCTCCTCGCGCGCCACGTTCGGGATCACCGGCGTCGCGAGGAGCTGGATATGGCTGTGCTCCTGCGAGGCGCCGGCCCAGGCGCCGTAGTTCTTGAACGGAAGCACGTAGCGCACGCGCGGGTCGGACGCGTGCGCGCGGGCGCGGTCGCGGCAGACCTCGAGCACCTCCGCGATCCGCTCCACGGCAAGCTCCGAGAGCTCCGCGTCGTGCTCGGGCGACTCGATGATCACCTCGTGGGCCCCCACGCCCTCCATTCGCTCGTAGATCCCGTCCCGGACCCGCTCCGCCGCTCCCGAGGGACGGAGCGCCGCGAACTTGTTCGGGATGACGCGCGTTCTCCATCCCGGCGCGTCGGGGCGGGAATCGGGATCGCGCCGCGCGTCCACCTCGGGCGGCGTGTGCCCCTCGTTCCCCGGGCAGAAGGGGCAGGGTCCGGCGGCCGCGGCGGCCGTGGACGGAGGAGGCGCGGACGAGGGGCGCCGGCCGCGTTCGGGCGCGATCACCACCCAGCGCCCCGCGATGGGGTCCTTGCGCAGCTCGGGCGCCTCCGGGGACGTCTCCACGGCGCGAAGTCTACTACGGGCTCGAACGGGTCCGAAACGCGCCCGGGTACCCCGCCCGGGCCGCCCGGTCGCGAAGCGCCTGCGCCTCCGCCTCGGTCGCGAACGCCCCCAGCCGGACCTTGTAGAGGGACCCCTCGCGCTGGATGACGAGCTCTGCCTGGAGCCGCCGCGCCGCGGCGCGTCCCACCCGTTCCGCCTCGGCGCGGCTCTCGGAAGCGTGGATCTGCACGCGCCAGAGCCCCTCCGAGGGCGCAGGAGCGGCCGAATCGCCTCCCGAGGGCCCAGGCACCGATTCCGGCGCGGGCGTGCCGGAGGGACGCTCCGGCGCGTCCGGGGCCGGCGCGGGCGGCGCCTGGGCGCCTCCCCGGGGCACCGGGTCGGGGAGCGTCGCCAGCTCCCGGGGGGTGATCTGCTCCGAGGGGTCCAGGCGAGCGGGAGCGCCGGCCGGGCGCTCGGAGGGGACCGGCTCCGGCGGCAGCTCGGCGCGCCGCGTCGGAGGGGCGGGCGCCTCGTGGTCGGGCTCCGCGGGCGCGGCCGCCTCTCCGCGGCGCGGGGCGTGGGCGCACCCGCCGAGGGCGAGGGCCGCCAAGAGGGCCGCGAGGAGCGCGGCGGGCGCGAGCGGCCGGCGGAGGCGCCGGACGGGGCCGCCGCTAGAGGAACGCATCGCCGCCGGGCTCGGCCTTCAGCCGGGCCACCAGCGCGCGCACTTCCTGCACGCGATCCTTCGGGCAGACCAGGGTGGCGTCCGGGGTGTGCACGATGACCAGGTCGCGCGCGCCCACGGCGGCGACCAGCCCGCCGTCGGCGAAGGCGACCACGCCGTCGGAGTCGAGGAGGATCGTCCTCCCCCGCGTCACGTTCGACCCCGATCCCTCCGCCGCCTCCCCCTGCCCCAGCGCCGCCCACGAGCCGAGATCGTCCCAGGCGAACCCGGCGCGCGCCACGAGGGCGCGCGCGCTCCGCTCCATCACCGCGACGTCGATCGAGACCGACGGGGCCGCACCGTAGTAGCGCAGGAGCGCCGCCTCGTCCTCGGCGAGCCGCGCGGGGAGCGCGGGAAGGAGCTCCGCGATCTCGGGCGCGTGCGCGCGGATCTCCTCCAGCATGACCCCCGGCGGAAAGAGGAACATCCCCGCGTTCCAGAGATGCCGTCCGTCCGAGGCGTAGCGGGAGGCGGTCGCCAGGTCCGGCTTTTCGCGGAACGCCGCCACGGTCGCCAGCGGCGAGCCGGGCGCCGTGGCGGCGCCCACCTCGATGTAGCCGTAGCCCGTCTCCGGACGCGTCGGCGGCATGCAGAAAGTCACGATCGCGCCGCGCTCGAGCGCGGCCTCGCCCGCGCGGACCAGCTCCTCCCGGAAGCGCTCCGCCGGCTCCACGCGATGGTCGGAGGGGAGCACCGCGACGACGGCGTCCTCCCCTGCGTCGCGCAGCCACCAGGCCGCCAGCGCCACCGCGGGCGCCGTGTTCTTCCCCACCGGCTCCCCCACCACGTGGTGGTGCGGGATCTCCGGAACGGCGTCGCGCACCGCGCCCGCCAGGTCGCGCGCGGTGATGACGAACGTGTCGCGCGGCAGGGCGGCTCCACGAAGCCGCGCCAGCGTGTCGGCCAGCATCGAGCGTTCGGAGAGGAGCGGCAGGAGCTGCTTCGGCCGGGCGCGGCGCGAGAGCGGCCAGAAGCGCTCGCCGCGCCCTCCCGCCAGGATCACCGGGTGGAGTCGCATGCGTGGAGCGGTATCACACGGTGCTGCGGGAGTCTAGTAGGCGCCCCGGCCCGAGATCACGGCGGGCACCGTGAGGAGGAGGATCCGCGCGTCCATGGCCGGCGAGTAGCGGTCCACGTACTCCAGATCGAGCCGCATCCACTCTTCGAAGGAGAGGTCGCTTCGGCCGGAGATCTGCCAGAGGCAGGTGAGGCCGGGACGCACCGCCAGGCGGCGCAGCATCCACGGCTCGTAGCGCTCCACCTCCTCGGGAAAGGGAGGCCTCGGGCCGACCAGGCTCATGTGTCCCTGGACCACGTGCCAGAGCTGCGGCAGCTCGTCGAGCGACGTCTTCCGGAGCAGGCGCCCCACCCGCGTC includes the following:
- a CDS encoding DUF4931 domain-containing protein, translating into METSPEAPELRKDPIAGRWVVIAPERGRRPSSAPPPSTAAAAAGPCPFCPGNEGHTPPEVDARRDPDSRPDAPGWRTRVIPNKFAALRPSGAAERVRDGIYERMEGVGAHEVIIESPEHDAELSELAVERIAEVLEVCRDRARAHASDPRVRYVLPFKNYGAWAGASQEHSHIQLLATPVIPNVAREELTECERRWRETGRCSFCAMIAHELEARDRLIARDDRFVALAPYASRFAYETWILPLRHESSFTSAERAELDALAALLGSTLRRMRAALDRPCYNFLIHSAPARDPSLPWYHWHVEIVPKLSMASGFEWGTGAYINAVPPEEAAERLRAPERAAAPPSP
- a CDS encoding SPOR domain-containing protein yields the protein MRSSSGGPVRRLRRPLAPAALLAALLAALALGGCAHAPRRGEAAAPAEPDHEAPAPPTRRAELPPEPVPSERPAGAPARLDPSEQITPRELATLPDPVPRGGAQAPPAPAPDAPERPSGTPAPESVPGPSGGDSAAPAPSEGLWRVQIHASESRAEAERVGRAAARRLQAELVIQREGSLYKVRLGAFATEAEAQALRDRAARAGYPGAFRTRSSP
- a CDS encoding sugar phosphate nucleotidyltransferase, whose amino-acid sequence is MRLHPVILAGGRGERFWPLSRRARPKQLLPLLSERSMLADTLARLRGAALPRDTFVITARDLAGAVRDAVPEIPHHHVVGEPVGKNTAPAVALAAWWLRDAGEDAVVAVLPSDHRVEPAERFREELVRAGEAALERGAIVTFCMPPTRPETGYGYIEVGAATAPGSPLATVAAFREKPDLATASRYASDGRHLWNAGMFLFPPGVMLEEIRAHAPEIAELLPALPARLAEDEAALLRYYGAAPSVSIDVAVMERSARALVARAGFAWDDLGSWAALGQGEAAEGSGSNVTRGRTILLDSDGVVAFADGGLVAAVGARDLVIVHTPDATLVCPKDRVQEVRALVARLKAEPGGDAFL
- a CDS encoding sugar transferase — encoded protein: MGAYRRFGKRALDLALGSVLSIVALPVIAVAAVLVKLDSPGPVFHRAVRVGRGGRKFTFLKLRSMQKDAEELRGLLLHLNESQWPAFKLTNDPRVTRVGRLLRKTSLDELPQLWHVVQGHMSLVGPRPPFPEEVERYEPWMLRRLAVRPGLTCLWQISGRSDLSFEEWMRLDLEYVDRYSPAMDARILLLTVPAVISGRGAY